The sequence CTCGTCCGAGCTGCTATCGATGTCACTGCGGTCGTCTTTTGacacctgaaaataaaacagtaaaactgtcATTCTAACAACAGGAACAGTGAGGAaagtaaaaacaagacaagCCATCCTCTGTGAGGCTGTCAGTGTCATAACacgctcacaatgacaatgctaacatgctgatgtaatGCATGTGTGTAATGTTTCCAATGGGAAAAGAGTAACACCCACACATTTACTCCAAAGCAACAATCTTTATTCGAATAGACTCTGATCTTCATCAGGTCAAAcatgaccttttttttccataatgTGCAATATCTCCTCCCAACTCCCTTTTCATTGAAGGGagttaaatacaaaaataagtttcataaagaaaagtgtttcatttttttcccccactttaAAGAAATCCAAACCCAAAATGCTGTTAGACAAAACCTAGGACTGTCACATATTCATACATAGCCCACCCAAATACAATCCCTGTCCTGATGTAAATATCAATATCCCATAAGTGATGTAAAGGCTATTAAGTCtctttgtttttagtgaaatttAGCAGATTTTGTGGGACACCGATAATTATAATCAGTGGGCAGGGCTTTATATAGACCCCAAAAATGTTTGGGAAAAGCTATCCCAATAATTCTGCTGCTGTGGGCAAGACGAAAACATGTGACTGAGACTGCAAGATGTGTTGTGGCATCTGTCCCATTTTCCATAAATATGAGAGTACATTTTAGCCAATTTTGATTTAGAAAAGGTGTACCCTATGTATAATCCTGAACTGTAAAAGACTGAAGTGGGCACAGGAAGTCGTAGtgccatttttttctgcaggaaaattaggaaataaagtaataataataataaacaaatgccTGATTTGAAGATTATACTTAGTCATTAAATCCTGGATCAAATCGTTGCCTAGTTGAATAAATATTATGGCTTGGGAGTAAGTGTGTGGGTGTTACTTTTTTCCTATGGGTGCTATTTTTTAATAGCCTTGCACCAACAGGATGTGCCTATGTTTACACCCCTTCAATCTAACATGTTTTACAATGGTCACCATCTTAGTGCTGTGTGTTAGCGTGCTAACAttctaacatttgctaattagcagaaAACTAAGTACAGCTGAGGATAGTGGGAatgttagttttgcaggtatttggccAAAGAACAGGACAAAGTGAgctgatgatggtgctggatgaaaagtcaagggataACCAAAGTTATTGCAACCCACTCTGAGGGGAATATGAACAtctataccaaatttcatggtaattctgtccaataattgttgagacatttcacttaaaacaaatatcaacccgctggtggcactagatgaaaagttatggaatcaccaaagttattaggattcatcctatggggaccatgaatgtttgtactgcatttcacagcaatccatatttcagtaaatatgaaaatatctcttttgagatatttctgtaCAGACTTAAGTGGTGGACCGACATTGCCATAAATAGAGCCACAACACCAGCATAGCTAAAATTATACTTCacacaacagacaaacagactAACCTTTCCCTTGAATATGGCTTTGATAGCAATGCGAGCGATGAGGTAGAACCAGATAATGTGAAGAACCTGCAGGACCAACAGCAACCCATTGAACAGCCACCAGGACTGGTATGGCCCAGCTATCTCCCAGctgtcaaacaaaacactgtaaacaatcctacaacaaacacacacacacacacacacacacacacacacacacacacacacacacacacacacaggttactGGAGCTCTCAATGCATTTTTTACAATTACATCTTTCATTAAGGCAGTAATTAAGTGTAAAAACGGCCTCTAATAATTAAACATGTGACAAATTGACAAAAGTATGTCATTTAATATGTAAATAAGCTCTCATTTGTCTCACCAGAAAGGATAGATGACAAGTCGAGTGAGGAAAAAGCTTATGCTGAACACCACAAACAGGCCATCACATAGCCGCTGGTATTTGGCATAGTTGGCCAGCTTGGCTGCCTTGGGGAGTAAAGAAGGCCTGAATTATTTTACAGTGATACAATAACAAACTCATCGCTGTAATGCTAGTGAAACAGGTATTTTCTGTCAGGCAGGTAGTACAAGTAGTTTGAGATGTTGTTGTGTCCCCAGCTGTAATTATCTTGCCTGTGCCAGGAAGCAGATTTACTTTGTTATCTGGAAATTTTACTGAGTTGAAACCCGAAAACCTGTTTCTGGTGTCAAACCTTTCCAAATAACCTGCTTCTTGGAGCAGGTGCCACAGGTTACTAAACATCATCTTTATCACTGGGTTTTTTACCTCAAGAAAGATGTCAGATgcatcatgcacacacatgacCATAGTACCCATTCTTATCATGTTGTTGGCGTAGGAGAATGTGATGAGGATTATGGTGGCCAGGTGGTGGACAAGCATGATGATGAAATCCTGTCATCGGTGAAATGAAAAGagatgacagaaagagagagagagaagaaaggtaGATTAGTAAATAGGACACTCAAGCAATCCACAGTGTAAATTTATAAGCACATATAAATACCAATGGAACAATGAGACTTAGCACATTCATCACGACTGTCAATTACAACACCTCCTGAAAGACCTTGAATAAATACTGAGATGACAAGCTAATGTGAGGCTATACATAAGAAGCATTGCATATCTGTGTGGCGCAGCAGCATTTCAGTGTCTAACCTGTTTTGCTAGAGCATAAAATCATGAGCTGATTCTTTTATATTGCCATTTGTTATAATTACTGTGACGGTTAAGCCTGTTAACACATACCCTTTAAGAAATTCATAAAAGTGGATAAGATATGAAAAGCTAGCACAGTAGTTATAATACAAATGGTGTTAAGTATTCAGTGGGACGACTGAGAGGCAGCACAATAGTGTTAGTTAAGCTGATGTTGACTCACCTTACGCTTTACGTCTATGAACTGGGAAAACATCAGAGACCAATAGAAAGCCAGCTCTGCCACATAGTGATTGTATTGTCCGGGACTCAGCGGCTTTGGGAAGGAGTGCAACAAAAAACACCTTTAACAAATATATAACCCCACTAACCTGCCAACATTATGGTGCAGGGTTTCCCACACACAGACTTTATTTGGGCGGGCGGCCCAGGTATATTAACAACCGCCAAAGTATATTTGGCAACCCATTGACAGATTGTAGAAGtagttaaaaacaataaaaatattaaccTGAAGAGGATACTTGTGCCAGCACTGCCTGACGTCCCACATCCAGGGAGACTGAGGGAAACAGATAAAATGTGAATAAGATTAAGCCTGTCTCCGGTTTGACGACATATTATTACTTCATACCTGTTCAGCAAGCTTACATGAAAGCCAAAGTACGTCAATGCAACAATATCAGTATTGTGCAAAAAGCATACAGTACGCTAGTTCAACTCACCGTCCACAAATGGTGAATGGCATAGATAAAAATCCCCAGGTAAAATGTAAATCGCCACCTGACGTGACAGAAAAGAGTAGAATTGGGAAACAGAGCAGCGTCACTTGAACTCTTATAGAACAATGTTTACACGTGGAAGCACACAATACAGCGGTTTATTAGGAACCTACATGCTCTCACAGAACTTTTTCTGCATACTGGGCTTGTCTTGGTTGCGACGGATGCGAAACCATCTCTGAATTTTCCGTACATCCCAGTCCAGCTGCTTGGAAAGTCCCTCCAGTTGCCTTGTGTCTGGACACTTGAGGAGGACAGTACAGGACAATTACAAAATTACCTGATTTCTGTAGCACACAAGTTTTACATGTTGAACCAGAAAGGAATGTCGCACTGAAAGATATATTTACTCAACATATCATTATGCCTGTGGTGGTGTATTCGAGTGCAAAAACATCAGTATTCCAGTGTGTCGAGGAACATTAAATGGACTACAAGACAAACGTGGGCCTTGTTTTGTACCGTTTTAGACTGATACACCCTCTCCAGGACAGCATTGGGTTGAGCTTGCCGATGCACTCCCGCCTGAATCTGAAGTATGTGGGCACAGGGCTTGGCCACTAGCCTGTATACACACAGAcgaaggcaaaaaaaaaaaaaaagagagagagtgagggtgGGGGCAGGGAGGGGACATAGAGATTGTGTGGTATTGAGAGATATTCagacaaggacagagagagagagaagttacCCACTTTTTGCAGGCTGTGGGAACAGATGAGACTATTAGAAAAGACTTGCAACAAGCTTCCTTCACTGACATAAACTGCTGAGCTTTCGCAGTTTGCCCACAAAGTTACATCTGACATGTATGCTAgtgtgctagtgtgtgtgtgtgtgtgtgtgtgtcttaaagGGAGAGCATAATAGAGGCTATAGGGGAGACACAGGCAAGCGTTAGAAAGAAGGGATCCCTGGGGAATGTAGCACCTAGTCTAAACAGAGCGTGATGATCTGTCATGTGAGTGTACGAGAGACAGAGATGGGACGGACGCCTCTAACCAAAATACTGATGTGTGTCACAAGATCATCCGGTTGAGTTGTCCAGTGTTCATGCTCAAACTCAGAGCCACTTGTTTATAACATCTCATTCTTACAACAACCCACTTATCTGAAATAGTTTCCCCCAACATGGAAAAAGACCGAATAAATAGACGTGCAGACCTGGTTTTGGCCTTCCCCTTCACTGGCGATTTCACTCTAAATAAAGAGCTCTTCAGAAAGTCAGGGCCGCTTACACGACCCCTTATTTAGCTCAACTTTACAGTAAAAAGATGGTGGCTAGTGGTATTTCTACCATGATATACTGCACAGAAGCCCCTAAATGACACACTCAATGCTCTGTTCGCACATCAGACTGTGTGACAATTGTATGCCATCTATATCTGTTTCTATCCAAACCATCCTTAGAAAACTATCCCTGCTGGGTGAGTGAGGTGAACAAGCCAGAGGAGTGATATTCATGTCATCACCTCAAAGGAATGCTAACACTGTTAAAGGAGAGGCTAAGACAAAAGCAACAGTGAATCCTCCTAATCTATATGATCACACCCCTCCTATATTTTATCATGAAACAAAAAGGGAGAGAGGCATCTGTCACACAAAGAGACAAGCTGAAACAGAAGTCAAAGTGCATTTGTATAAGGGATTTTCATTTCAActaaaatgtgtgtctgtgtgcctACAGAGAGGTGGTTTTCTGTAGTTTCCAGATTGTTTGTGTtcataaagtttgattgaactGTCCAAGATCATGGGTATACATATTATCTTACATATAATCATATTATCATGAcatattatcaataaaataagaTCCCTGCAAAGATTATAGGATAACAACAACCTAGCCATACTTgtagttgtttgttttctcctttaTGAGCACAGATGCCACATGAGCTTGAAGCCCACAATCAGAGTACTACCACAGACCAGGCATCCAAGTGAAGAACTGCACTagaattatttaattttttaggtttttatcatttcatgGTTTATAGTTCTTGTGGAAGTTGATAACTTTGTACTGAGGACATGATAGAAGTGAATGCATATCAATAAAAAAGGtgtgtaaaatacaaaacagtatCTTTCATGTCTATTACCTCTGTTTAAATGATGACATTCACCTACCAAATATACAATTTAAGCCACTTAAATATGTGACTCATTTAACAGAAAACATGAGTAAGTAAATCACTGTGGCAGAAAAGTCACTGTTTAACAGCAACGAcccaacaacaaaacaaggcCCACGTTTACCTTTCAAAAAGCAGTCTCAGAAGAAAAACTCCGACGGCCAGCGGCAGGGCGTACAGTATCTGTCCCACCCGGGGATACTCCACGCCGGGTGGCGGATGCTCCAGGTCCACCCACGAAACATTTTCGGGAAGCCAAAATCTCTCATTCCAAAACCAGGCTGAGATAGAGGAAGTCATCGGGGAAAGAGAAAACACTCGAgattagcagcagcagcaaactaAACCGGGTGGGTGGAggtttggggagggggggggaaacTACTTGTCGCACATCTGGTGGTTTCTGTTAAGTGAAAACCCTCTCGGTGATGTCTCCACCTTCCTTCCTTCACATTACACTGACGCTAAGTTAAGCATCACCTCTGGAGTGAACTGGACGGACCGCTAGCTTGACACGTAAAGGCTGAAAGGCAACACCCACCACAAAACATGAGGCAACCCACTCAATGAAGTTTTCCACTTGGAGGATGAACTCTTTTATTGTAGACTTCCTCTCCTGCAGTAAAAGCTTCATTATGCCTTGAAAGTAAGTAACTTAGGAGCTTTGCTGAGGAGTTAAAAGCAGTTAATGTTAAAGTTAAAGTCAACCgtttccaacacacacacctacaattTACGGTTAACGGCTAACTTGTGACGTCATCTGATTAAATTAACTGGCGTCAGCTAACTAATTAACTTGACCCAAAGCTTGGAGTTGTTTGGTGGTAAGTCACGGTAGTCTAAATGGTTTTTAAAGCCATATTTAACTCTAACTTATTATTAAGTAAACTTTAATATAATATCAAGTCATTAAAACAAGTATCAGTTTATATTCAGTAACTTCAActaacgtgttttttttttttggctaacTTACCTAGCTTAAATGAAAAGCACCACTCTGATTAGCATCTAACGTTTGGTTATTTTTAGATGATTTGAGGTCAGTTTAATGTGTGGGATATACAACAGAGTATCAACAAATACTTTAAAGTATGACAAAGTCATTCAAGTCATCCAGTTGAGTACAGCTTGCTAAACTCTGATTTCCAGTGGATGCTCGTCACAAAACTTACAATTCACTGAAAGACATTCATTCAGTTCCCTTCCCCCCAAAGGATAGGTTCTTAGTTTTTCAGGTCTggcttaaaacaacagtcaggtatctatatgaacactgaaagaggttttccttgctgtaatcattcctcctgttcatactcggtgtgtttaaagatccccttcaggtGCACTTTCAATATGATGGGGgccgaaatccacagtgtgtccatacaatcattctgtgcaaaaatgcattttaaaagtttatctgaagcttatatgaggcttcagcagtctgaattaaTTATATCAGGCGGATACCTGCCACATTTACATTCTTcttagcataaaattccctctttgtgtttcatcggacagtgtttccctgttgagctgcagtggaatcATAGTAACAAAAAGTGGGACTGTGACACCAacagactgtaacgttgaaagatgaccactttatttgactagtttgacttcagatcaactttttaATACGTTtatgcacagaaggaggctttgTCCCCCTCATTTACATTGGAAGTGCATtgtgaagggatcttctaatggccagtatgaacaggaggaatgattaaggtaagaaaaacttgtttcaatgttcatttgggcacctgactgttgatttgAGCCAAGATTTATATGTACAGCCAATCGTTTATCTTTACTGCACAACTACGCAGACCTTTATGACACAATGCTGAAACATAAAGATTTTTATAGCTAGAttgagaacaaaaacatttcagtgaatTACAAGTTCAGGGGGCTATTAAATGTGAAAGCATATAGGACAAAAGCCTTGGAATTTAGCATACAATTTAACTTGAAACATGTGACTCAAGGGCAGTATTTTGATCAATTTTAGATCTTATTGATTCTGTAGGCTACCacacattttaataatgaaGTTGTGCACATTTTTGCTGCAGAACATTATGTCAATAACGGTGGGTGAATCATAAAGCTGAAATCAGTTTGTGTGGGTTTATCCTCACTTTGGTGGAAAGTACACTGTTTAAAAATCTTAATCCACTTAACTGAAGATAGgctattttgtgttgtttagaGTAAAAGGACACCTTCACAGTATCCCAAAGTAAAGCAGGGTTTTGTATATCTCCTGAGAACAGAGAAGAGGGTTAGAGTGGTTGATAATTGACTGTTAACTTAAGATGTGTCAATGATTTGCCACTTTATATCTTAAACCTTTACCTCTTGACGAGCTTGCCCAACTAAGGGCAAGGTCTCATGCCGGAATCTGGCCTCG is a genomic window of Thunnus maccoyii chromosome 4, fThuMac1.1, whole genome shotgun sequence containing:
- the LOC121896094 gene encoding ceramide synthase 5-like isoform X1, whose translation is MTSSISAWFWNERFWLPENVSWVDLEHPPPGVEYPRVGQILYALPLAVGVFLLRLLFERLVAKPCAHILQIQAGVHRQAQPNAVLERVYQSKTCPDTRQLEGLSKQLDWDVRKIQRWFRIRRNQDKPSMQKKFCESMWRFTFYLGIFIYAIHHLWTSPWMWDVRQCWHKYPLQPLSPGQYNHYVAELAFYWSLMFSQFIDVKRKDFIIMLVHHLATIILITFSYANNMIRMGTMVMCVHDASDIFLEAAKLANYAKYQRLCDGLFVVFSISFFLTRLVIYPFWIVYSVLFDSWEIAGPYQSWWLFNGLLLVLQVLHIIWFYLIARIAIKAIFKGKVSKDDRSDIDSSSDEEINSSCSKKPSQTLKPKDGSHTGILNGDSHDH
- the LOC121896094 gene encoding ceramide synthase 5-like isoform X2 produces the protein MFCAWFWNERFWLPENVSWVDLEHPPPGVEYPRVGQILYALPLAVGVFLLRLLFERLVAKPCAHILQIQAGVHRQAQPNAVLERVYQSKTCPDTRQLEGLSKQLDWDVRKIQRWFRIRRNQDKPSMQKKFCESMWRFTFYLGIFIYAIHHLWTSPWMWDVRQCWHKYPLQPLSPGQYNHYVAELAFYWSLMFSQFIDVKRKDFIIMLVHHLATIILITFSYANNMIRMGTMVMCVHDASDIFLEAAKLANYAKYQRLCDGLFVVFSISFFLTRLVIYPFWIVYSVLFDSWEIAGPYQSWWLFNGLLLVLQVLHIIWFYLIARIAIKAIFKGKVSKDDRSDIDSSSDEEINSSCSKKPSQTLKPKDGSHTGILNGDSHDH